Proteins encoded in a region of the Prochlorothrix hollandica PCC 9006 = CALU 1027 genome:
- the fusA gene encoding elongation factor G, which yields MKKDLTRYRNIGIFAHVDAGKTTTTERILKLTGKIHKIGEVHEGAATTDFMEQEQERGITIQSAATSCFWKEHQLNIIDTPGHVDFTIEVYRSLKVLDGGIGVFCASGGVEPQSETNWRYANDSKVARIIYVNKLDRMGADFYRVVKQVDTILAAKPIIMTLPVGVEGDFIGVVDLLTRKAWIWDESGDPMNYTIQEVPAAMADDVETYREQLVELAVEQDDALMEKYLEGEEVSIDELKACIRKGTRNLAFFPTYCGSSFKNKGVQLVLDAVVDYLPNPMEVKPQPEVDLEGNETGEFALVDADRPLRALAFKIMDDRFGALTFTRIYSGTLNKGDTVLNTATGKTDRVGRLVEMHADSREEIDSAQAGDIVAIVGMKNVQTGHTLCDPKQPATLEPMVFPEPVISIAVKPKKKGGDEKMGLALNKMVQEDPSFHVETDEESGEVILKGMGELHLDIKVDILKRTHGIEVEVGKPQVAYRESITKRLEDDYVHKKQSGGSGQFAKISYIVEPGEPGSGFVFESKVTGGNVPKEYWPAVQKGFSSCIHQGPLAGFPCVDLKITLTDGGFHPVDSSAMAFEIAAKSAYRQSMPKAKPQLLEPVMKVDVFSPDDHVGDVIGDLNRRRGMIKSQDPGPTGIRVKADVPLSEMFGYIGDLRTMTSGRGQFSMEFSHYAPCPSNVAEEVIKEAKERQAAS from the coding sequence ATGAAGAAAGATCTCACTCGCTACCGCAACATTGGTATCTTCGCCCACGTAGACGCAGGCAAGACCACTACCACTGAGCGCATTCTCAAACTCACCGGCAAAATCCACAAAATTGGTGAAGTCCATGAAGGTGCAGCAACCACAGACTTCATGGAGCAAGAACAGGAGCGGGGGATCACCATTCAGTCCGCTGCCACCAGTTGTTTCTGGAAAGAGCACCAACTCAACATTATTGACACCCCTGGCCACGTTGACTTCACCATTGAGGTCTACCGCTCCCTGAAGGTGTTGGATGGGGGCATCGGCGTATTCTGTGCATCCGGTGGGGTGGAACCCCAGTCCGAGACCAACTGGCGTTATGCCAACGATTCTAAGGTGGCCCGGATTATTTATGTCAACAAACTCGATCGCATGGGCGCTGACTTCTACCGCGTTGTCAAACAGGTGGATACGATCCTGGCAGCCAAACCCATCATCATGACCCTACCCGTTGGGGTAGAGGGGGACTTTATCGGCGTGGTCGATCTCCTGACCCGTAAGGCTTGGATTTGGGATGAGTCGGGGGATCCCATGAACTACACCATCCAAGAGGTGCCCGCCGCCATGGCGGATGATGTGGAAACCTACCGGGAACAGTTGGTGGAACTGGCGGTGGAACAGGACGATGCCCTCATGGAGAAGTACCTGGAAGGGGAAGAGGTGAGCATCGATGAGCTTAAAGCCTGTATCCGTAAGGGAACCCGTAATTTAGCCTTTTTCCCCACCTACTGTGGATCCTCCTTCAAAAATAAGGGGGTGCAGTTGGTGCTGGATGCGGTGGTGGATTATCTCCCCAACCCCATGGAAGTGAAGCCCCAGCCGGAAGTGGATCTCGAAGGGAATGAAACCGGTGAATTTGCCCTGGTGGATGCCGATCGGCCCCTGCGTGCCCTAGCGTTCAAGATTATGGACGATCGCTTCGGTGCCCTCACCTTTACCCGCATTTACTCCGGCACCCTCAATAAAGGGGATACAGTGCTGAACACTGCCACCGGTAAGACCGATCGCGTTGGTCGTTTGGTGGAAATGCACGCCGACTCCCGCGAGGAAATCGATTCGGCCCAAGCAGGGGATATTGTGGCGATCGTGGGCATGAAAAACGTCCAGACGGGCCACACCCTCTGCGATCCCAAGCAGCCCGCCACCTTGGAACCCATGGTCTTCCCCGAACCGGTGATTTCCATCGCCGTCAAGCCCAAGAAAAAGGGTGGTGACGAGAAAATGGGTCTGGCCCTCAATAAAATGGTGCAGGAAGATCCTTCCTTCCATGTGGAAACCGACGAAGAGAGCGGCGAAGTGATCCTCAAGGGCATGGGGGAATTGCACCTAGATATTAAGGTGGACATCCTCAAGCGCACCCACGGCATTGAAGTGGAAGTGGGCAAACCCCAGGTGGCCTACCGCGAGTCCATCACCAAGCGCCTGGAAGATGACTATGTGCACAAAAAGCAAAGTGGCGGTTCGGGGCAATTTGCCAAGATCAGCTACATCGTGGAGCCAGGGGAACCGGGCAGCGGTTTTGTGTTCGAGTCCAAGGTTACGGGCGGTAATGTGCCAAAGGAATATTGGCCTGCGGTGCAAAAGGGCTTCTCCAGTTGCATTCACCAGGGTCCTTTGGCGGGTTTCCCCTGTGTTGACCTCAAAATCACCCTGACGGACGGGGGATTCCACCCGGTGGACTCCTCGGCCATGGCTTTTGAGATTGCCGCCAAGTCGGCCTATCGCCAGTCCATGCCCAAAGCGAAGCCCCAATTACTGGAACCGGTGATGAAGGTGGATGTCTTCAGCCCCGATGATCATGTGGGGGATGTGATCGGTGACCTCAACCGTCGCCGGGGCATGATTAAGTCCCAGGATCCCGGTCCGACGGGGATTCGGGTTAAGGCCGATGTGCCGTTGAGTGAAATGTTTGGC
- a CDS encoding Panacea domain-containing protein, producing MARAVDVAKYILSKTGEMTAMKLQKLVYYSQAWSLVWDESPLFEDDIQAWANGPVVQVLYDYHKGQFKVNEDTFFDGDVDALTPNQKDSVEKVLEVLQNKSGQWLSELTHMESPWKEARGNLKPTERCSEVIPLAAMHEYYSSL from the coding sequence ATGGCACGCGCTGTGGATGTGGCGAAATATATTTTAAGCAAAACAGGCGAAATGACTGCGATGAAGCTTCAAAAGCTTGTTTATTACAGTCAGGCGTGGTCTCTTGTATGGGATGAAAGCCCCTTATTTGAGGACGATATTCAGGCTTGGGCTAATGGGCCTGTAGTTCAAGTTCTGTATGATTATCATAAAGGTCAATTTAAGGTTAATGAAGATACCTTTTTTGATGGAGATGTTGATGCTTTAACGCCCAATCAGAAAGACTCTGTTGAAAAAGTGTTAGAGGTACTCCAAAACAAGAGTGGGCAGTGGTTAAGCGAGTTAACTCACATGGAGTCTCCTTGGAAAGAGGCTAGAGGCAATCTTAAACCTACAGAAAGGTGTTCTGAGGTTATCCCCTTAGCTGCAATGCATGAATACTATTCCAGTCTATGA
- the larB gene encoding nickel pincer cofactor biosynthesis protein LarB has translation MQPEALQSLLNQVATGQVSPDQALDHLKNFTGETVGDFARVDHHRRLRTGFPEVIWGQDKTPDQIAQIMVTLGTKQAVVMATRVSSDIFHQIRSQVREARYFPQARICALVPESGVPLQQRGTIAILTAGTADLPVAEEAAVTAELSGFTVERLWDVGVAGIHRLLSNRSVIDRADVLIVVAGMEGALPSVVAGLADCPVVAVPTSVGYGCSFGGIAPLLTMLNSCAAGVGVVNIDNGFGAAILAGQILRTADRVSDRTP, from the coding sequence ATGCAGCCCGAAGCCCTCCAATCTTTGCTGAACCAAGTGGCCACTGGCCAGGTCTCCCCCGATCAAGCCTTGGACCACCTCAAAAACTTCACCGGCGAAACCGTGGGGGATTTTGCCCGCGTTGATCACCACCGCCGCTTGCGCACGGGCTTTCCGGAAGTGATCTGGGGACAGGATAAAACCCCTGACCAAATTGCTCAAATTATGGTGACCTTAGGGACAAAACAGGCGGTCGTGATGGCGACGCGGGTTAGTTCGGATATTTTTCACCAGATTCGCAGCCAGGTGCGGGAGGCTCGCTATTTTCCCCAGGCCCGCATCTGTGCCCTGGTGCCGGAATCAGGGGTTCCTCTGCAACAACGGGGGACGATCGCCATCCTCACCGCTGGTACGGCGGATCTGCCGGTGGCGGAAGAAGCAGCGGTCACGGCGGAACTATCGGGGTTCACGGTGGAGCGGCTCTGGGATGTGGGGGTGGCGGGGATCCATCGCCTATTGAGTAATCGATCGGTGATCGATCGAGCCGATGTGCTGATTGTGGTGGCGGGCATGGAGGGAGCGTTGCCCAGTGTCGTGGCGGGGTTGGCGGACTGTCCCGTGGTGGCGGTGCCCACCAGTGTTGGCTATGGGTGCAGTTTTGGTGGCATTGCGCCGTTGCTGACCATGCTCAATTCCTGCGCGGCGGGGGTGGGAGTGGTCAATATTGACAATGGCTTTGGGGCAGCCATATTAGCGGGCCAAATCCTCCGCACCGCCGATCGCGTAAGCGATCGCACCCCCTGA
- the lnt gene encoding apolipoprotein N-acyltransferase, with protein sequence MTKPGHRLAPQPLPLDPFRFQSFRVSLSHGAIGAIAGFITALAAPPTSLSPLAWFGLIPLWLAVLPAPAIVPKGVLSQASPLGQERRESTGLGSSPGRQLNPGQLNPGRSNAGQFNPGQLNVNQLNVNQSQGWSLEQIGTTAAASLALALGWGLAYYGWLLHWLTGLHPLTWMGVPWLGSVAIAGGAWAVATAWQAVAVVLWVGLLRWGMSWIPVLVTRVPERVPERFSERLQSRPVGVWIVGGVALWNGLQTLLHWTPLAWGSLALTQSPHNLPLLHLGQISGQLTVDGAIVAVNGLWAWGWRQYGSDRQGSGVRTAAIALGLWLGVQGLGWGMMQRAIADDPHEGIRVGIIQGNIPTRLKLTPEGIAAGEKAYVEGYQSLGAAGAEVVLLPEGGIPVVWEGLNRAYSKFYGTVRRGQIPAWVGTFLSRSQGQIRGYSQSLVDVAPGGQIAARYDKVKLVPLGEYIPLTPLLGRVLGRLSPIESVLLPGTPPQVFETHWGAAAIAICYEPFFPHIMQQQVAAGGRFLLTTSNLDPYGTVLMAQHEAQDVVQAIALDRWVVRATNTGYSGFITPQGRRLRRSQPQAYATLLDTIYPRDTQTPYGRWGDWLTPTLVVVAGGAWLGFSRVWY encoded by the coding sequence ATGACTAAACCGGGTCACCGTCTTGCGCCCCAACCCTTGCCTTTGGACCCGTTCCGCTTCCAGAGTTTCCGGGTTTCCCTCAGCCATGGGGCGATCGGGGCGATCGCCGGATTCATCACTGCCTTAGCGGCTCCCCCCACGAGCCTCAGTCCCCTGGCCTGGTTTGGTCTCATTCCCCTGTGGTTAGCGGTGTTGCCCGCCCCGGCTATTGTCCCAAAGGGGGTACTATCCCAGGCTTCCCCCCTGGGGCAGGAGCGCCGGGAGTCCACGGGTTTGGGATCGTCCCCTGGGCGGCAGTTGAATCCAGGCCAGTTGAATCCAGGCCGGTCTAATGCAGGCCAGTTTAATCCAGGCCAGTTGAATGTAAACCAGTTGAATGTAAACCAGTCGCAGGGTTGGTCTTTGGAGCAAATCGGGACGACCGCCGCCGCCAGCCTTGCCCTGGCGCTGGGATGGGGGTTGGCCTATTATGGCTGGCTGCTCCACTGGTTGACGGGACTCCATCCCCTCACCTGGATGGGAGTGCCCTGGCTGGGGAGTGTGGCCATTGCTGGGGGAGCCTGGGCGGTGGCGACGGCGTGGCAGGCGGTGGCGGTGGTGCTGTGGGTGGGGTTGTTGCGGTGGGGGATGTCTTGGATCCCGGTCTTGGTTACACGTGTCCCTGAACGTGTCCCTGAACGTTTCTCTGAACGTCTCCAGAGCCGTCCCGTTGGGGTCTGGATTGTGGGGGGGGTGGCTCTGTGGAATGGCTTGCAAACCCTGCTCCATTGGACTCCCCTGGCCTGGGGATCCCTAGCTCTGACCCAAAGTCCCCACAATCTGCCCCTGTTGCATCTGGGTCAGATCAGCGGGCAATTAACCGTAGATGGGGCGATCGTGGCGGTCAATGGTCTCTGGGCCTGGGGTTGGCGGCAGTATGGCAGCGATCGCCAGGGTTCAGGGGTGCGGACGGCGGCGATCGCCCTGGGGCTGTGGCTGGGGGTGCAGGGGCTGGGGTGGGGGATGATGCAGCGGGCGATCGCCGATGATCCCCACGAGGGCATTCGGGTCGGCATTATTCAGGGCAATATTCCCACCCGCCTCAAGCTAACCCCGGAGGGCATCGCAGCGGGGGAAAAAGCCTATGTTGAGGGCTACCAGAGCCTAGGGGCAGCGGGGGCAGAGGTGGTCTTACTGCCGGAGGGGGGGATCCCCGTGGTCTGGGAAGGGCTGAACCGAGCCTACAGCAAATTTTACGGTACGGTGCGCCGGGGACAGATTCCGGCCTGGGTGGGCACCTTTCTCAGTCGGAGCCAGGGTCAGATCCGGGGCTATAGCCAAAGTTTGGTGGATGTGGCACCGGGGGGGCAGATTGCCGCCCGCTATGACAAGGTGAAATTGGTACCCTTGGGGGAATATATACCCCTTACACCGCTGTTAGGGCGGGTTTTAGGGCGATTGTCCCCCATTGAGTCGGTGTTGCTACCGGGGACTCCTCCCCAGGTGTTCGAGACGCATTGGGGGGCGGCGGCGATCGCCATTTGCTATGAACCCTTTTTCCCCCATATTATGCAGCAGCAGGTGGCGGCGGGGGGGCGGTTTTTGTTGACTACGTCCAATCTGGATCCCTATGGAACGGTGCTGATGGCCCAACATGAGGCCCAGGATGTGGTGCAGGCCATTGCCCTCGATCGCTGGGTCGTGCGGGCCACCAATACGGGCTATTCGGGGTTTATCACGCCCCAGGGCCGTCGTTTGCGGCGATCGCAGCCCCAAGCCTATGCCACCCTCTTAGACACCATTTATCCCCGCGATACCCAAACTCCCTATGGTCGCTGGGGGGACTGGCTCACTCCCACCCTAGTGGTGGTCGCTGGGGGAGCATGGCTTGGATTTTCTCGGGTATGGTATTGA
- a CDS encoding adenylate/guanylate cyclase domain-containing protein, with amino-acid sequence MNSSLPPSSPQTSQPKPFFRGKFRLRTTLFLPFMIQLTGAVGLVGWLSFRSGEQSVQDLAQQLRAEVITHVSDRVSTYVEAPQLVNRINLTAIELGLLDVQDFTKAETYFWHQAVNHESIGYVGFATEKNQYLRVGWVDRLLADQPLESAVQLTPGGSILTFYELDPQTGDRLTEGEVINDNYDVGNRPFYHVAKKAGKATWSPIYTNIAYPILQMNGSSPFYGKDGEFLGIVTCQLGLNQISKFLQSLNITTSGEIYIIERDGNLVATSLANIPLLDIRNPNRPANRIKAWASENQRIQTSALALQDQFGNLNDIETDEQLEFYFQDERQFMQISPFSDAYGLDWLIVVVVPESTFMGRIDANNKTTMALCLATLGAVILTSLLTSRLITKPIDQLVMATEKVATGDLNHQVGSSVIIEVDRLANAFNTMAIQLQQFFAELEDRVTQRTAELSQEKERSEQLLLNILPSKLVKQLKVSHEVPAEYFAEATILFVDLVGFTTMASEMEPLSLVNTLNAIFSAFDTFTETYGLEKIKTIGDAYMVAGGIPVAMDNHSHAIADMALAIQAYMQDFKLADTISDTMTQNRSLQVRLGINTGPVIAGVIGQKKFIYDLWGDAVNIAARMESHGDPGRIQVTQSTYDRLKDQYHFEPRGTIFIKGRGDMTTYWLLGKNPAVSPQESAEASGAVVDITPHTDTPDAPEPPNPQEPETGSLTVPTDTSDRAAST; translated from the coding sequence ATGAATTCCTCCTTGCCCCCCAGCAGCCCCCAAACGTCTCAGCCCAAGCCCTTCTTTCGGGGGAAATTTCGACTGCGCACCACCCTCTTTTTACCCTTTATGATTCAGTTGACCGGGGCCGTGGGTTTGGTGGGGTGGTTATCTTTCCGCAGCGGTGAGCAATCGGTGCAAGACCTGGCACAACAACTGCGGGCAGAAGTGATCACCCATGTCAGCGATCGGGTCAGCACCTATGTGGAAGCGCCCCAGTTGGTCAATCGGATCAACTTAACAGCCATTGAATTGGGGTTGCTGGATGTCCAGGACTTCACCAAAGCAGAAACCTATTTCTGGCACCAAGCCGTTAACCATGAATCCATTGGCTATGTGGGATTTGCCACTGAAAAAAACCAATATTTACGGGTGGGGTGGGTCGATCGACTGTTGGCGGATCAGCCCCTGGAATCTGCGGTGCAACTGACCCCAGGGGGCAGCATCCTCACATTCTATGAACTGGATCCCCAGACGGGCGATCGCCTCACCGAGGGGGAGGTCATCAACGACAACTATGATGTGGGCAACCGGCCCTTTTATCACGTTGCCAAGAAAGCGGGTAAGGCCACATGGAGTCCGATTTATACTAATATTGCCTACCCAATTCTGCAAATGAACGGCAGTTCCCCATTCTATGGAAAAGACGGGGAATTCCTGGGCATTGTGACCTGCCAACTGGGCTTAAACCAAATCAGTAAATTTTTGCAATCCCTCAATATCACAACATCGGGAGAGATTTATATTATAGAACGAGATGGTAATTTAGTAGCCACCTCCTTAGCAAATATCCCACTCTTAGATATACGCAATCCCAATCGTCCAGCCAATCGCATCAAAGCCTGGGCCAGCGAGAATCAGCGAATCCAAACCAGCGCCCTTGCCCTGCAAGATCAATTTGGTAACCTCAATGATATTGAAACTGATGAACAGCTAGAGTTTTACTTTCAAGACGAACGCCAATTCATGCAGATTTCCCCCTTTTCTGATGCCTATGGGTTGGACTGGTTGATTGTGGTGGTGGTGCCAGAATCCACGTTTATGGGCCGCATTGACGCTAACAATAAAACCACCATGGCCCTCTGTCTGGCCACACTGGGGGCTGTCATCTTAACCAGTCTCCTCACCTCTAGACTCATCACAAAACCCATTGATCAGTTAGTCATGGCGACGGAAAAGGTGGCAACGGGAGATCTCAATCATCAAGTGGGTTCTAGTGTCATTATTGAAGTCGATCGCCTTGCCAACGCCTTTAATACCATGGCCATCCAACTGCAACAGTTTTTTGCAGAATTAGAGGATCGGGTGACCCAACGCACTGCCGAACTCAGTCAGGAAAAAGAGCGATCGGAACAGCTCCTGCTGAATATTCTGCCCAGTAAACTGGTGAAACAGTTGAAGGTCTCCCATGAAGTTCCGGCGGAGTATTTTGCAGAGGCGACGATTTTATTTGTGGACTTAGTGGGGTTTACCACCATGGCTTCGGAAATGGAACCCCTGAGTTTGGTTAATACCCTCAATGCAATTTTTTCGGCTTTTGATACCTTTACGGAAACCTATGGTTTGGAAAAAATAAAAACCATTGGCGATGCCTATATGGTGGCCGGGGGCATCCCTGTGGCCATGGATAACCACAGCCACGCGATCGCCGATATGGCCTTGGCAATCCAAGCCTATATGCAGGATTTTAAACTGGCCGACACCATATCCGACACCATGACCCAAAACCGATCGCTACAAGTGCGCCTTGGTATCAATACAGGTCCGGTGATTGCGGGGGTTATCGGTCAGAAGAAGTTTATTTATGACCTGTGGGGGGATGCGGTTAACATTGCAGCCCGTATGGAATCCCACGGGGATCCAGGGCGGATTCAGGTGACGCAAAGCACCTACGATCGCCTGAAGGATCAATACCACTTTGAACCACGAGGCACGATTTTCATTAAAGGTCGGGGGGATATGACCACCTATTGGCTCCTGGGGAAAAACCCCGCCGTCAGTCCCCAAGAGTCGGCGGAAGCGTCTGGGGCTGTGGTGGATATTACCCCCCACACCGATACCCCTGATGCCCCAGAACCGCCCAATCCCCAGGAACCGGAAACGGGATCCCTGACGGTGCCCACCGACACCAGCGACCGTGCTGCCTCAACCTAA
- a CDS encoding thioredoxin, which produces MTSGRVLAPVPTLLATHNRGNHGGIAPTKIGESAKVK; this is translated from the coding sequence TTGACCTCGGGTAGGGTTCTCGCCCCCGTGCCGACCCTCTTGGCGACCCACAACCGGGGCAACCACGGGGGGATTGCCCCTACCAAAATCGGTGAATCTGCCAAGGTGAAATAG
- a CDS encoding MlaE family lipid ABC transporter permease subunit has translation MSESRFFHQNRWFQRFPVTLLLAGQVFVRLLRGKLQRAALAEQLGVAGPRALGTVLLMSGLAGMICAMQMGRELIRYGAIESMGGAFALAFCRELGPLLTAGIVAGQVGGTYAAEVGVMQITEQIDALHMLRTNPVDYLVTPRVVACCVMVPILTTFAITIGLGSGALVAYQVYGQPPDLFLNSVRFFLKLEDLWTIVLKAVVFGVLVSLIGCSWGLTTRGGAKGVGQSTTAAVVNIWVAIFLADLVLSLVLAIPPIPG, from the coding sequence ATGTCTGAATCCCGCTTTTTTCACCAGAACCGCTGGTTTCAGCGCTTCCCCGTCACCCTCCTGTTGGCAGGGCAAGTGTTCGTGCGGTTGTTGCGGGGCAAATTGCAGCGGGCCGCCCTGGCGGAACAACTGGGGGTGGCAGGTCCCAGGGCATTGGGGACGGTGCTGCTGATGAGCGGCTTGGCGGGGATGATTTGTGCCATGCAAATGGGGCGAGAACTGATCCGTTATGGGGCGATCGAGTCCATGGGGGGAGCCTTTGCCCTGGCCTTTTGCCGGGAACTGGGACCCCTGCTGACGGCGGGGATTGTGGCCGGTCAGGTGGGAGGCACCTATGCGGCAGAAGTGGGGGTCATGCAAATCACCGAACAAATCGATGCCCTGCACATGTTGCGCACCAACCCCGTGGACTACCTCGTGACCCCCAGGGTGGTGGCGTGCTGTGTCATGGTGCCGATTTTGACCACCTTTGCCATCACCATCGGCCTGGGGAGCGGGGCTTTGGTGGCCTATCAAGTCTACGGGCAACCTCCCGACCTATTCCTCAATTCAGTGCGCTTCTTCTTGAAATTAGAAGATCTGTGGACGATCGTCTTAAAAGCTGTCGTGTTTGGCGTTTTGGTGTCCCTCATTGGCTGTAGCTGGGGACTGACGACCCGAGGCGGGGCCAAGGGGGTGGGACAGTCAACGACCGCCGCCGTCGTCAATATCTGGGTGGCCATCTTTCTAGCAGATTTAGTCCTATCCCTAGTCTTGGCCATCCCCCCCATCCCTGGTTGA
- a CDS encoding DUF3153 domain-containing protein, whose protein sequence is MRQPWTLFSSPPHPRTPPERPSSSRIRNSQHRKPGQRLGWVRLWLWLGLACCLSGCVRYDLGLRFTSQTEGAIVQRITLSDDVQALTPVLGDQWFARLAHQINPLDGWGQRLDAGSYQLTVPFYGSTDLVRKFKQVLQPSPNSPATVDRSASPLTPSPNPRTQPPWHGDLPALGGDIALSQDNRLVAFRNHLHLSLDLQALGSRRTQGQGVGATAGILQVAFVLDTPWGVDWARATAGVPQQHRGRRVVWLLPTGAVTDVEAVFWVPSPLGIGAIGVFLLVVGGMAVRRWLPPPGSPSP, encoded by the coding sequence GTGAGGCAACCTTGGACCCTGTTTTCTTCTCCCCCCCACCCCCGAACCCCTCCGGAACGTCCCTCCTCCTCCAGGATCCGGAATTCCCAGCACCGTAAACCGGGGCAACGGCTTGGGTGGGTCAGGCTGTGGCTGTGGCTGGGACTGGCCTGTTGTCTCAGTGGTTGTGTGCGCTATGACCTAGGATTGCGCTTTACTAGCCAGACGGAAGGGGCGATCGTCCAGCGCATTACCCTCAGCGACGATGTGCAAGCCCTCACCCCCGTTTTAGGGGATCAATGGTTCGCCCGCCTCGCCCATCAGATCAATCCCCTGGACGGTTGGGGTCAACGGCTGGATGCCGGGAGTTACCAGTTGACGGTGCCCTTTTATGGCTCCACTGACCTAGTGCGAAAATTTAAGCAGGTACTACAGCCCAGCCCCAATTCCCCGGCAACCGTCGATCGGTCTGCCTCCCCCCTGACCCCTAGCCCCAACCCTAGAACCCAACCCCCCTGGCACGGAGACCTGCCCGCCCTGGGGGGAGACATCGCCCTCAGCCAAGATAATCGGCTGGTGGCCTTCCGCAACCACCTCCACCTAAGCCTCGATTTACAAGCCCTAGGCTCGCGGCGAACCCAGGGCCAAGGGGTGGGGGCAACCGCTGGAATCTTGCAGGTAGCCTTTGTGCTAGACACCCCCTGGGGAGTAGATTGGGCCAGGGCCACCGCCGGCGTTCCCCAACAGCACCGGGGGCGACGGGTGGTCTGGCTATTGCCCACCGGAGCCGTCACAGACGTGGAGGCGGTGTTTTGGGTCCCCAGTCCCCTCGGCATTGGGGCGATCGGGGTTTTCTTGCTGGTAGTAGGGGGCATGGCCGTGCGCCGCTGGCTTCCCCCCCCAGGATCCCCCTCCCCGTAG
- a CDS encoding CAP domain-containing protein, whose amino-acid sequence MSLTCPWFSLMLGVLLLPLSPAIAGVNADANPRDEVLAVGSLEEWSPADLFWPSSPSWPGGGSSVIADRPQLFQGGALDSLTVTQPLHLAQTPDPGAGLGAAEGDPPPHGATPTGEVPDPPTQEGQNEAFNQALEETDGQTDGQIDGQTDGQTDGQTDGQTDGKIEGTDNPQDLPEYTMDNLVQAVVAEMNQVRANPQSYLPVLRAWRDRFHADGKTVVLDNGSRLSTFEGLAAVDEALGFLEQAQPVSDLRLVSGLSRAAQDQVDAQGATGATGHDGSKGGMRERIERHGTWQITIGENISYGATTGQQVVMQLIIDDGVPGRGHRTNIFNPKFQVTGVACGDHANYRTMCVLTYAGGYVNSEGSGEVAGDAAATGETVATAIAGAIATDHVFTVEHRGTVALDSLRFNDQELLPNGSLKPGETLSLTLTTCEGNLRLQLTGYSALPWSNLNLCRFKTLIIDANNSMRLGS is encoded by the coding sequence ATGTCTTTAACCTGTCCTTGGTTCTCCCTGATGTTGGGCGTTCTACTCTTGCCCCTGTCCCCGGCGATCGCTGGGGTGAATGCAGACGCTAACCCTAGGGATGAAGTCTTGGCGGTGGGATCGCTGGAGGAGTGGAGTCCCGCTGATTTGTTTTGGCCTAGCTCTCCCTCCTGGCCCGGTGGTGGATCCAGTGTGATTGCCGATCGTCCCCAGCTTTTCCAGGGGGGTGCGCTGGATTCCCTGACCGTCACCCAACCCCTGCATCTTGCCCAAACTCCAGACCCAGGGGCAGGTTTAGGGGCAGCAGAGGGAGACCCGCCCCCCCATGGTGCAACCCCCACAGGCGAAGTCCCGGATCCCCCAACCCAAGAGGGGCAAAATGAAGCTTTCAATCAAGCATTAGAAGAGACCGATGGGCAGACCGATGGGCAGATCGATGGGCAGACCGATGGGCAGACCGATGGGCAGACCGATGGGCAGACCGATGGGAAAATAGAGGGCACTGATAACCCTCAAGATTTGCCTGAATACACCATGGATAATTTAGTCCAAGCCGTTGTGGCGGAAATGAACCAGGTTCGCGCCAACCCCCAAAGCTATCTGCCCGTCCTCCGAGCTTGGCGCGATCGCTTCCATGCCGATGGTAAAACGGTGGTGTTGGACAACGGATCCCGGCTCTCCACCTTTGAAGGGTTGGCCGCAGTGGATGAAGCCTTAGGGTTTCTGGAACAAGCCCAGCCCGTGAGCGATCTGCGGTTAGTGTCTGGTCTCAGCCGTGCTGCTCAGGATCAGGTGGATGCCCAGGGAGCCACGGGGGCCACCGGCCATGATGGCAGCAAGGGGGGAATGCGGGAGCGCATCGAACGCCATGGTACATGGCAGATCACCATTGGCGAGAATATTAGTTACGGTGCCACGACGGGGCAGCAGGTGGTGATGCAGTTAATCATTGATGATGGGGTGCCGGGGCGAGGGCATCGCACCAATATTTTCAACCCCAAATTCCAGGTGACGGGGGTGGCCTGCGGTGACCATGCCAATTATCGAACCATGTGCGTGTTGACCTATGCCGGGGGGTATGTGAACAGTGAGGGGAGTGGTGAGGTGGCGGGGGATGCTGCGGCAACGGGGGAGACTGTTGCGACGGCGATCGCTGGGGCGATCGCCACGGATCATGTATTTACAGTGGAGCATCGCGGTACGGTTGCCCTGGACTCGCTCCGGTTTAATGATCAAGAATTATTACCCAATGGGTCTCTGAAGCCGGGAGAAACCCTGTCCCTGACGTTAACGACCTGTGAGGGCAACTTACGACTACAACTGACGGGATATTCGGCGTTGCCTTGGAGTAATCTCAATCTCTGCCGTTTCAAAACGTTAATTATTGATGCGAACAACAGTATGCGTCTTGGTTCTTAA